ACACCCTCGTACCGGACGTGCCGACGGCGCTCGCGGGCGCCGTCGAGGCCCTGCGCGCCTGACCCGGAGCGGACGGCGGGGCCCTTCGCCCGACAGGCCCGGTGGCCCCCGGGCGCTCCGGCCCCCCGTTCGCAGTCCCCCCACCCGCAGTCCCGCCACCCCTGAGGACGCCATGAGCAGCACGACCGTCATCACCAACATCGCCAGTCTGGTCACCAACGATCCTTCTCAAGGTGACGGATCCCCGCTCGGTCTCATCCAGGACGCGGCCGTCGTCATCGAGGGCGACCGTGTCGTGTGGACCGGGGAGGCCGGTGAAGCACCCGCCGCCGACCACCGGTTCGACGCCGAAGGCCGCGCGCTGATCCCCGGCTTCGTCGACTCCCACTCGCACCTGGTCTTCGCCGGCGACCGCACCCAGGAGTTCAACGCCCGGATGTCCGGCCGCGCCTACAGCGCCGGCGGCATCCGCACCACCGTCGCCGCCACCCGCGCCGCCTCCGACGAGGAGCTGGAGCGGAACCTCACGCGCTACCTCCACGAGGCGCTCCGCCAGGGCACCACGACCATGGAGACCAAGTCGGGCTACGGCCTGACCGTCCCCGACGAGGCCCGCGCCCTGCGCATCGCCGCCGCGCACACCGACGAGGTCACCTACCTCGGCGCGCACATCGTGTCGCCGGACCTCGCCGACGACCCGGCCGCCTATGTCGCCCTGGTGACCGGCGAGATGCTCGACGCCTGCGCCCCGTACGCCCGTTGGGTGGACGTCTTCTGCGAGAAGGGCGCTTTCGACGGCGACCAGGCGCGCGCGATCCTCACGGCGGGCCGGGCGAAGGGCCTGCACCCGCGCGTCCACGCCAACCAGCTCACCCACGGTCCCGGCGTCCAGCTCGCCGTCGAACTGGACGCGGCGAGCGCCGACCACTGCACCCATCTGACGGACGCGGACGTCGACGCCCTCGCGAGCGGCAACACCGTGGCGACGCTGCTGCCGGGCGCCGAGTTCTCGACCCGTGCCGAGTGGCCGGACGCCCGCAGGCTGATCGACGCGGGCGTCACGGTCGCCCTGTCCACGGACTGCAACCCGGGCTCGTCGTTCACCTCGTCCGTGCCGTTCTGCGTCGCCCTCGCGGTGCGCGACATGGGGATGACGCCGGACGAGGCCGTGTGGTCGGCGACGGCGGGCGGCGCGCGGGCCCTGCGCCGCGACGACGTCGGACGCCTCACGCCCGGCGCGTACGCGGACCTGACCCTGCTGGACGCCCCGAGCCACGTCCACCTCGCCTACCGTCCCGGCGTCCCGCTGGTCAGCGCCGTCTGGCGGCGGGGCGCCCGCGCGGTCTGAGGCGGCCGCCGGACGCGGCCGGGGCGGCGCGCGGGACGGCACAGGAGCGGAAAAGGGAGCGGTCCGGCGCCGATGGCGCCGGACCGC
The window above is part of the Streptomyces sp. NBC_01428 genome. Proteins encoded here:
- the hutI gene encoding imidazolonepropionase, giving the protein MSSTTVITNIASLVTNDPSQGDGSPLGLIQDAAVVIEGDRVVWTGEAGEAPAADHRFDAEGRALIPGFVDSHSHLVFAGDRTQEFNARMSGRAYSAGGIRTTVAATRAASDEELERNLTRYLHEALRQGTTTMETKSGYGLTVPDEARALRIAAAHTDEVTYLGAHIVSPDLADDPAAYVALVTGEMLDACAPYARWVDVFCEKGAFDGDQARAILTAGRAKGLHPRVHANQLTHGPGVQLAVELDAASADHCTHLTDADVDALASGNTVATLLPGAEFSTRAEWPDARRLIDAGVTVALSTDCNPGSSFTSSVPFCVALAVRDMGMTPDEAVWSATAGGARALRRDDVGRLTPGAYADLTLLDAPSHVHLAYRPGVPLVSAVWRRGARAV